The genomic interval GGGCCATGGCATCCTATTGGCTGTGGATGGTAGGAAAAAGCAGATAAATGTCGAAATACACATTGCGCTGGGGCAAGGCGGTTTGGTGACCGAAGCATAAGTTAAAGACTCTACTTGTGTACCGAGGTATCCGATACACGTACTAACAATCTATTTTCAACAGCCGCATTTGGTTTTTAAGAAGCAGTCATTTACCGAATGTACCTGCTATTGAGGATAGGTCATCTGGAATACTGCGGGAAGTCAGTGCTTGCTGGTACCGGCACGGTAACATCCAGGAGCACTTATCGTGATTGCCGAGAATGTACCATGCAGGAGGCTTGGAAACGCTAGTGCGCTCAAGTGCGAATTATCTGATATGCCTAGGTAATTCGCCTTTTGTGTTTGGTAAAAGCGTCATACACAGACAGTTGAGTACCTTTAATGTCTTATAATCAATAACAATTGGACGAGCATTTTTGACAAGCCTATACCCAGACTAAGAATATATAGAATATACTATCTTTGTGGGGGAATTCTGATATGGAAAACGGTCAACTGACCTGGATCACAAATTTCATTTGGAGCATCGCGGATGATGTGCTGCGCGACCTGTACGTGCGAGGCAAGTACCGCGACGTAATTCTCCCGATGACCGTGATCCGCCGATTGGATGCGGTGTTAGAGCCTACCAAACAGGCCGTGCTTGACTTAAAAGCTGCGCTTGACCAAGCTGGGATCATACAACAAGACGCCGCCTTGAGGCAGGCCGCCGGGCAAGCCTTCTACAACACTTCACCCTACACGCTACGCGACCTCCGGTCTCGTACCAGCCGCCAGCAACTAGAAGCGGATTTTCGCATTTATCTCGATGGTTTCTCGCCCAACGTGCAGGAGATCATCGACAACTTTGAGTTCCGCAACCAAATCCCCCGCTTAGCCAAAGCCGATGCTTTGGGGACGCTCATTGAAAAGTTCCTCGACCCATCCATTAACCTGAGTCCTTACCCCGTGCTGAACAGCGACGGCACCGTCCGGCTGCCCGGCCTCGACAATCACGCCATGGGCACCATCTTCGAAGAGCTGGTACGCCGCTTTAACGAGGAAAACAATGAAGAAGCCGGCGAGCACTGGACCCCACGCGACGCCGTGAGGCTGATGGCCCGCCTGATCTTCGAGCCGGTCGCTGACCAAATCGAATCCGGCACTTACCTGCTCTATGACGGCGCCTGTGGCACCGGTGGGATGCTCACGGTGGCCGAAGAAACCCTGTTGCAACTAGCAAAAGAACGTGGCAAACAAGTCTCCGTGCATCTTTTCGGACAGGAGATCAACGCCGAGACCTATGCCATTTGCAAAGCTGACCTTTTACTCAAGGGCGAAGGGGATGCCGCTGACAACATCGTGGGCGGGCCGGAGCATTCGACCCTATCCAACGACGCTTTCCCCGGTCGCACCTTCGACTTCATGCTCTCCAATCCACCCTATGGTAAGAGCTGGAAAAACGATCTGGAACGCATGGGTGGCAAAACAGGCATCAAGGACCCGCGCTTTGTCGTGCAGCATCGTGGAGAGGAGCTTTCCCTAATCACCCGCACCAGCGACGGCCAAATGCTGTTTCTAGTGAACATGCTCTCCAAGATGAAGCACGATACCCCCCTCGGCAGTCGCTTGGCTGAGGTACACAACGGCTCGTCGCTTTTTACGGGGGACGCCGGCCAGGGCGAAAGCAATATTCGCCGCTGGATTATTGAAAACGACTGGCTCGAGGCGATCATCGCCCTGCCGCTCAATATGTTCTACAACACCGGTATCGCCACCTATATCTGGGTGCTCACAAATCGCAAACCCAAACACCGCAAGGGACGTGTTCAGCTTATCGATGCGACGCAATGGTACAAGCCCCTGCGTAAGAACCTGGGCAAGAAAAACTGCGAGTTATCTGAAGAAGATATCCGTCGCATCGTTGATACTTTCCTCGAATTCGAGGAGACCGAGCAATCCAGAATTTTCCCCAATGCATCCTTCGGTTACTGGAAGGTAACGGTTGAACGTCCCTTACGCCTGCAAGGCATCGACCCCGAACGCGCTTACACCCCTAGGGAGATCAAGGAGCTTCGGGAGAAAGCTGAGCGGGCAGACGACGCACCGCCGGTCATCAAGAAGATTCATAAACCGGGCACCACGCCCGATCCGCTTCGCGGGCTGTTTGAGGCTACCATTCAAGGCAAGTTGCGCGTGGTTGAGTACGAGCCTGACACGGAACTTCGCGATAGCGAGCAGGTCCCCTTCCTCGAGTGCCCGGCGTGCCATCAACCCGGTTACCTGCCGAACTCGAAAGACCAGCGCGTAGCCATAGAGACCTTCCTGCGCCGGGAGGTGCTTCCCTACGCGCCTGACGCGTGGTACGACCCTGCTAGCGTCAAAGTGGGATATGAGATCAACTTCAACCGATACTTCTACAAGCCAAAGACCCTGCGCACTCTGGAGGAAATCCGCGCCGACCTTCTGGCGGTGGAGAAA from Clostridia bacterium carries:
- a CDS encoding SAM-dependent DNA methyltransferase encodes the protein MENGQLTWITNFIWSIADDVLRDLYVRGKYRDVILPMTVIRRLDAVLEPTKQAVLDLKAALDQAGIIQQDAALRQAAGQAFYNTSPYTLRDLRSRTSRQQLEADFRIYLDGFSPNVQEIIDNFEFRNQIPRLAKADALGTLIEKFLDPSINLSPYPVLNSDGTVRLPGLDNHAMGTIFEELVRRFNEENNEEAGEHWTPRDAVRLMARLIFEPVADQIESGTYLLYDGACGTGGMLTVAEETLLQLAKERGKQVSVHLFGQEINAETYAICKADLLLKGEGDAADNIVGGPEHSTLSNDAFPGRTFDFMLSNPPYGKSWKNDLERMGGKTGIKDPRFVVQHRGEELSLITRTSDGQMLFLVNMLSKMKHDTPLGSRLAEVHNGSSLFTGDAGQGESNIRRWIIENDWLEAIIALPLNMFYNTGIATYIWVLTNRKPKHRKGRVQLIDATQWYKPLRKNLGKKNCELSEEDIRRIVDTFLEFEETEQSRIFPNASFGYWKVTVERPLRLQGIDPERAYTPREIKELREKAERADDAPPVIKKIHKPGTTPDPLRGLFEATIQGKLRVVEYEPDTELRDSEQVPFLECPACHQPGYLPNSKDQRVAIETFLRREVLPYAPDAWYDPASVKVGYEINFNRYFYKPKTLRTLEEIRADLLAVEKEADGLLDELLGGSMR